The Pirellulales bacterium genomic sequence GAAGAATGACGTAATGATCGAAGCGCGCACGGTTCACGGGTTGCGCCTCCTTCCGCTGGTGTGATACGTTGGCTGAACAGCCCCTGGATGGCTTGAATGCGTACGGCGCGCGAAATCCTTCGGCGGAGACGTGCAAGCCCAGAAAAGCGGGCAAACCATAGTTTCTGCCCGCCGCTTGTGCAAGGGCAAAAATGTGCCGCCATCACAGCGATCAGAAAAAATTGCCCCAACAATCAGAGCACGCTAGCGATGCTAGCCTTTGTGCCGCAGCCCATTGGCGTTGGAAATCAACCGTGCGCCGCAGGATTCGGTTCGCTCGGTGTTTCCATCAAGGTGGTCGGGTTCACTTTGGTATAGCCCAGGCTACGGATCACTTCCAGCACTTCGCTGCACGTGGGGAACATCCGGCCGCTGCTCCGTTTGTACCGATCCAGGGCGTGCATGAACTCGACTTCTTCCTCCGAATAATCGCGCTCGCAGGTGGTGGGGTCTATCTGTCGGCGGCGGTTTACTTTTTCGCGCCGTTGCAGCTTGCGGCGTTCGACGGGCACAGCCTGAACAGCACTCCGGCGGTCGGCGGCAAGGCGACGCTCTGTGCTCCCTCGGCGGTCGACTACGGCGGCGGCAGTTTTCATTTTGGACACGTGTTTCGCCTTTTCTGACTGGGGAATAGACGCAAACCACAAGAAGTATAGGCCCTGTACCTACGACAGAGGAAATCGGACCGCCCCCATGTTAAACATCAACGCCTGGGAAAAATGTACGGTTTTAGGGAGATAATCGCATGGTGCGGGTTTTCCCGATGGGGCGATTTTGACGGTCGTGGGGCGCAGCCCGTCGGTCCCCAATCAGATCGATGGCCCAGCACGAGGAAAAACCGCCGCCGGCCGCTTAGCAGCGAGCGGCCCCCCTGGACAGAAGCCCCTTCTACAAGCCGCTTGCAAAAATGCCGCTTATAAAAACCGATTCGCCAGCCAGAAGGCGTTAAACGCCGTATAAACCGAACCCGTCACCGGTTTGAAATCTTCCGCCACACGGTCCACTCGTTTGAGAACTTCCGCAGTCAATTTCTGCGGCTGCGTTTCACTGGGGCCATTGCTCGCTTCGTGGATTGCCGCCGGTCCCCGCCAGCTAATCACCGCAATCAATAGCGCCGCGGCAATGGCAACCACCGCGCTGGCACGCAGCCGCCAACGCTTTTGCTCCCGCCGCTGCACGTCAACCGCTTGCATGACTCGCAAGGCGAAATCAGGGGACGGTTCCTCCCGTGTGTTCGGCAACGTCTCGAACAATGACATTTGTGTCGACAGTAATTGATCACATTCCGGACAACTACGTGCGTGCGCGCACAGCAAAAGATCGAGCTGCGGCGACCGGCGCTCATCGAGCACGGCATTCAGCCGCGATTTGAACGTGGCACAAGTCATTTCACTGCCGTTAGATTTGGCGTATGGCACGTGACACCTCCCCCACAACTTCTCGTTTGCGAAGCATTTCCACCAATTCCCGCCGCGCCCGGTGCACCCACGTTTTCACGGTTCCCAACGGGCAATCAAGTGCGGCTCCAATTTCAGCGTAACTCAACTCTTCCTCGTGAAACAACTTAAATGCCAGCCGATATTCCTCCCGCAGCCGCCCCATCGCCCGCTGCAATTCCTCCGCCAAATGGCGGGCCGGTTTGCCGTCAGGCTGCCGGTCCGGCACTTGCTCGACCAATTGCGTTGTGCTGGGGCGTCGCATCCGTTGCCCCAAACAAGTCCGGCAGCGATTGCCGGCAATCGCCAATAGCCAAGGCAAAAACTCCCGCTGCGAATCCCACTGCCGCAGGCTCCGAAATGCCCGAACGAATGTTTCCTGCGCCATGTCTTCCGCGTCCTGTCGCTGGCCAAGCATGCGCAAGCACAGCCCGAAAACCGGGCTCTGGTAGCGGTCTACCAAGGCCAACATCGCGGTTTGGTCGCCGGCCAGCGAGCGCTGGACTAGGTCTCGCACATCGTCAGCCAATGCAGGGTCCCTTTTGTCTGGCGGAAGGCGGTTCTAAAGCGTATACCCGCCAGGAACCATTGTTGTTTCAAATCGCTAGAAAAAGCAACCTCTGGCGCCGTTGGCGTAAAGAACCGCCATACATTGCTGATTCGGCACAGCTGCGGCAGGCTTACTTCTTCCCCGTCACCTGCTGCCAGACATCGCGGGCAATACCACGCAAT encodes the following:
- a CDS encoding sigma-70 family RNA polymerase sigma factor, which gives rise to MADDVRDLVQRSLAGDQTAMLALVDRYQSPVFGLCLRMLGQRQDAEDMAQETFVRAFRSLRQWDSQREFLPWLLAIAGNRCRTCLGQRMRRPSTTQLVEQVPDRQPDGKPARHLAEELQRAMGRLREEYRLAFKLFHEEELSYAEIGAALDCPLGTVKTWVHRARRELVEMLRKREVVGEVSRAIRQI